In a single window of the Etheostoma spectabile isolate EspeVRDwgs_2016 chromosome 3, UIUC_Espe_1.0, whole genome shotgun sequence genome:
- the LOC116682850 gene encoding LOW QUALITY PROTEIN: extracellular calcium-sensing receptor-like (The sequence of the model RefSeq protein was modified relative to this genomic sequence to represent the inferred CDS: deleted 2 bases in 1 codon) has translation MQTMTFAIKEINQRSDLLPQLKLGFHIRDSCDDIPVSLRAALLLVNGQPEIGTSAERVNRDKGQERNIISNLGCAAVQNAVSPVIIGDAASGVSMALLRTLGSFHIPLVSYFASCSCLSNQRDFPTFMRTMPSDAFQIRALAQLVSYFGWTWVGVIGVESDYARFAIQLFLQESEQYGVCAAYTHFYPVLLSQQALDELLDVIQVPSSKVIINFCSESEMNGILREIQRKNITGLQWIASEAWSTAKSLWEEFGDLLKGTLGFAIRRADVIPGLRQHLTSLRPSSILKSAFFAEFWEELFNCRLNGSVNSHSHGGNNYLDRLPCKGTEDLNDVYSAYYDVTQLRVSYNVYKAVXXXAHALQDMSNCIDGQGSLPNGTCADPKNVKPWQLIHYMKRANFSALGEKVIFDQNGDPIAYYDLINWQRMPDSSLHLVKVGFYDASSPAGRSLVINDSVIQWPVGKQASRSVCSDSCPPGSRIARRKGEPIXXXCFDCVPCAEGEVSNTTDSLECTRCSEITWPNEDRDLCIPKTTEFLSYNEVMGIVLCVVSVLGACISLSILAIFFTYKDTPLIRANNMELSFLLLMFLAVCFLVGLLFIGEPTDWLCRMRYPAFGISFALCISCLLAKTVVVLMAFRSTLPGSNVMKWFGPNQQRASVLLGTAVQV, from the exons ATGCAGACTATGACTTTTGCAATCAAAGAAATCAACCAGCGCAGTGACCTCCTGCCACAGCTCAAGCTGGGTTTCCACATCCGTGACAGCTGTGATGACATACCTGTGTCACTGAGAGCAGCTTTACTGTTGGTGAACGGCCAGCCAGAGATAGGCACCAGTGCCGAGAGAGTGAATAGAGACAAAGGTCAAGAAAGGAACATTATTTCTAATTTAGGCTGTGCTGCCGTACAAAATGCTGTGTCCCCCGTAATCATAGGAGATGCTGCATCTGGGGTGTCTATGGCCCTACTAAGAACTCTGGGTTCTTTCCATATACCCCTG GTGAGCTATTTTGCCTCCTGCAGCTGTCTGAGTAACCAAAGGGATTTTCCAACATTCATGCGCACCATGCCCAGTGATGCCTTCCAGATTAGAGCCCTGGCCCAGCTGGTTAGCTACTTTGGCTGGACCTGGGTGGGAGTCATTGGTGTGGAATCTGATTATGCTCGCTTTGCCATCCAGCTCTTCCTGCAGGAGTCGGAGCAGTACGGTGTGTGTGCTGCCTACACTCACTTCTACCCTGTACTCCTGAGTCAGCAGGCTCTAGATGAGCTTCTGGATGTCATTCAG GTGCCGTCCTCAAAGGTCATCATTAACTTCTGTAGTGAGTCAGAGATGAATGGCATTCTGAGAGAGATCCAACGTAAGAACATAACCGGCTTGCAGTGGATAGCTAGTGAGGCTTGGTCGACTGCCAAATCACTCTGGGAAGAGTTTGGAGATCTGCTGAAAGGAACACTCGGATTTGCCATCCGGCGAGCTGATGTTATTCCAGGGCTGAGACAACACCTTACAAGTCTCAGGCCATCCAGTATTCTTAAATCAGCTTTCTTCGCAGAGTTTTGGGAAGAGTTGTTCAACTGCCGACTGAACGGATCAGTGAACAGCCACTCTCACGGGGGCAACAACTACCTAGACAGATTGCCATGTAAAGGAACTGAGGATTTAAATGATGTTTACTCTGCCTATTATGATGTGACACAGCTAAGAGTGTCATATAATGTCTACAAGGCTGTNNNNNNNNNNGCCCATGCTTTACAAGATATGAGTAACTGCATAGACGGACAGGGTTCTTTACCGAATGGCACCTGTGCAGACCCAAAGAATGTTAAACCTTGGCAG CTAATTCACTACATGAAGCGTGCCAATTTTTCTGCACTGGGGGAGAAAGTCATCTTTGATCAAAACGGTGACCCCATTGCTTATTATGATCTCATAAACTGGCAAAGGATGCCTGACAGCTCACTACATTTGGTAAAAGTAGGTTTCTATGATGCCTCCTCGCCTGCTGGACGCAGCCTGGTCATAAATGACTCAGTGATTCAGTGGCCTGTTGGGAAGCAG GCTTCCCGGTCTGTATGCAGTGACAGTTGTCCTCCAGGTTCCCGCATCGCCAGGAGAAAGGGGGAACCCATCNNNNNN NNCTGTTTTGACTGTGTCCCCTGTGCTGAGGGAGAAGTTAGTAACACGActg ATTCTTTAGAGTGCACACGTTGCTCAGAGATCACATGGCCCAATGAAGACAGAGATCTCTGCATCCCAAAGACTACTGAGTTCCTGTCTTACAATGAGGTAATGGGTATTGTGCTATGTGTTGTATCTGTCCTTGGAGCTTGCATTTCCCTCTCCATCCTTGCTATATTCTTCACATACAAAGACACGCCACTAATCCGGGCCAACAACATGGAATTGAGCTTCCTTCTCTTGATGTTTCTTGCTGTCTGCTTCCTTGTTGGCCTGCTGTTCATTGGTGAGCCTACAGACTGGCTTTGCCGTATGAGGTACCCAGCATTTGGAATCAGTTTTGCTCTATGCATTTCGTGCCTCCTGGCCAAGACAGTTGTGGTCCTAATGGCTTTCAGGTCCACACTGCCAGGAAGTAATGTCATGAAGTGGTTTGGACCCAACCAGCAGAGAGCAAGTGTCCTTCTAGGAACAGCTGTTCAGGTATAA